In Erigeron canadensis isolate Cc75 chromosome 1, C_canadensis_v1, whole genome shotgun sequence, a single window of DNA contains:
- the LOC122589215 gene encoding uncharacterized protein LOC122589215: MSSSSSSASSDDYESNDYEVLNNAVTQMNVVFNPQAIGACLNVIFEEEENQHQEASNSSTPKFTRRVILQDHVGAAKLLYDHYFAPNCTYPPDMFCRRFRMRKKMFLRIVRDINSFESSEPLPKHFQFFHKGATDASGRPGFNIFQKCTSAIHQLAYSYKADALDEYLQMAQDTGYQCLDAFCKCVIHLYQQEYLRRPTEADIERLTAKHEQVHGFPGMLGSIDCMHWGWRNCPVAWQGKYTRGDKGHPKIMLEAVASYDLWAPKVEFSVNGEQFTKGYYLADGIYPEWATLVKSFKCPMEPKTTKFKRYQEAARKDVRRVFGVLQDNGRAITEFEEELIANTILLTRTWTERCSTQLRMYGELRDRMAHHQLRNALIEHVWNLPEHGRQR, from the exons ATGTCtagttcatcatcatcagcctCTAGTGACGATTACGAATCAAACGATTACGAAGTACTCAATAATGCTGTTACGCAAATGAATGTTGTTTTCAATCCCCAAGCCATAGGTGCGTGTCTTAACGTTAtctttgaagaagaagaaaaccaacACCAAGAAGCGTCAAATTCTTCAACACCCAAGTTTACTAGAAGGGTGATCTTGCAAGATCACGTGGGTGCCGCAAAGCTTTTATACGATCATTACTTTGCGCCTAACTGCACTTACCCTCCTGATATGTTTTGTAGAAGGTTCCGAATGCGAAAGAAAATGTTTCTGCGCATAGTGCGAGACATAAACTCCTTTGAAAGCAGCGAACCACTACCGAAACACTTTCAGTTCTTCCACAAAGGCGCGACAGATGCTAGTGGTCGTCCCGGTTtcaacattttccaaaaatgtacTTCTGCTATACACCAGTTAGCGTATAGCTATAAGGCTGATGCTTTAGATGAGTACTTGCAGATGGCTCAAGATACGGGCTACCAGTGTTTAGACGCTTTCTGCAAATGTGTGATACACCTGTATCAACAAGAGTACTTGAGAAGGCCAACAGAAGCAGATATCGAGCGGTTAACTGCCAAACATGAGCAGGTTCATGGTTTTCCGGGAATGCTTGGTAGCATAGATTGCATGCATTGGGGTTGGAGGAACTGTCCGGTGGCATGGCAAGGGAAGTACACCCGAGGCGACAAGGGACATCCAAAaatcatgcttgaagcggttgcttcatatgatttgtg GGCTCCTAAAGTAGAGTTTTCGGTTAATGGGGAGCAATTTACAAAGGGATATTACCTAGCAGATGGTATTTATCCAGAATGGGCTACTCTTGTTAAGTCATTCAAGTGCCCGATGGAGCCGAAAACCACCAAGTTCAAAAGATACCAAGAagctgcaagaaaggatgttAGGCGTGTATTTGGGGTTCTTCAAG ATAACGGGCGTGCAATTACAGAGTTTGAAGAAGAGTTGATAGCTAATACTATACTCCTAACCCGTACGTGGACTGAAAGGTGTTCAACGCAACTTCGTATGTACGGGGAGCTGCGCGATAGAATGGCTCACCATCAACTCCGCAATGCTCTAATCgaacatgtttggaacctccCGGAACACGGCCGTCAACGTTGA
- the LOC122580643 gene encoding ras-related protein Rab2BV-like: protein MAYKVDHGYDYLFKIVLIGDSGVGKSNILSRFTRNEFCLESKSTIGVEFATRTLQVEGKIVKAQIWDTAGQERYRAITSAYYRGAVGALLIYDITKAQSFENVQRWLRELREHADSNIVIMLAGNKADLNHHRAVQEAEGQKLAEHEGLVFLETSALEAYNVEKAFQMILLDIYKIVSKKALAAQEAASSTTSVPSHTTTIKVGDYDNKSSRKCCSN from the exons ATGGCATATAAGGTGGATCATGGATATGATTATCTATTTAAGATAGTGTTAATTGGGGATTCCGGAGTTGGGAAATCCAACATTCTTTCACGATTTACCCGGAATGAATTCTGTTTGGAGTCTAAATCCACCATTGGAGTCGAATTTGCTACAAGAACTCTTCAG GTTGAGGGTAAGATAGTGAAAGCACAAATATGGGACACAGCCGGTCAAGAGAGGTACCGAGCCATCACAAGTGCTTATTACAGAGGAGCCGTGGGTGCCCTATTGATCTATGACATAACTAAGGCCCAATCATTTGAAAATGTGCAACGCTGGCTAAGGGAGCTGAGGGAGCATGCAGACTCTAACATTGTCATCATGTTGGCTGGAAATAAGGCTGATTTGAATCATCATAGAGCTGTTCAAGAGGCTGAAGGTCAAAAGTTAGCAGAACATGAAGGGCTCGTGTTTCTAGAAACTTCTGCGCTCGAAGCATACAATGTTGAAAAGGCCTTTCAGATGATTTTGTTGGACATATATAAGATTGTTAGCAAAAAAGCATTGGCTGCTCAAGAAGCCGCATCTTCCACTACTTCTGTTCCTAGTCATACTACCACCATTAAAGTTGGTGATTATGACAATAAGTCTTCAAGGAAATGCTGTTCTAATTAG
- the LOC122585192 gene encoding protein DA1-related 2-like, whose protein sequence is MASSGNVSHLSQPCMYGGSVTSNAERKTRFMKWLSKLLKGGSTRGGNPPPQFIGDESMVLRAPVRSLDNRSRSDKEKEELDRAIALSMAEGLKKPNGYDWPASNDEDLAKSLQDDYDSSYPRYVPDEYNPIVYRVCGGCNRDIGYSNYLRSMETFFHPECFRCHACDYPITELEFSLSEKKAYHKSCFKDLTHPKCEVCFQYIPANRAGLIEYRCHPFWSQKYCPEHEHDNTARCCSCERLESVNARYISLGDGRSLCLECMESAIMDTGDCQPLYHSIRDYYEGMNMRLDQQIPMLLVERHALNDAIVGEKIGFHHLPETRGLCLSEEQTVTSIQKRPKIGGRRLVGMRTQHQKLIRRCEVTAILVLYGLPRLLTGAILAHELMHGWLRLHGFRNLNPEVEEGICQVLANMWLEAEIMPGLKNMPSTSSSMTSSSKKGGKSRVENRLGEFFIHQIDNDASAAYGGGFRAANKAVITYGLRRTLEHIRLTGSIPL, encoded by the exons ATGGCTTCTTCTGGGAATGTTAGCCACCTCTCCCAGCCTTGTATGTATG GAGGATCCGTGACTTCAAACGCAGAAAGGAAGACTCGATTTATGAAATGGCTGAGTAAGCTTTTGAAAGGCGGGTCTACTCGTGGTGGAAATCCTCCTCCCCAGTTTATAGGAGACGAGAGTATGGTATTGCGTGCCCCAGTTAGATCCTTG GATAATCGCTCAAGGAGTGACAAAGAGAAGGAAGAATTAGATCGAGCCATTGCCCTTTCTATGGCCGAAGGCTTGAAGAAACCAAATG GGTATGACTGGCCAGCAAGCAATGATGAAGATCTTGCAAAATCACTTCAGGATGACTATGATTCATCATATCCTCGATATGTACCTGATGAATATAATCCAATCGTATATAG AGTGTGTGGTGGCTGCAACCGAGACATCGGTTACAGCAATTACTTGAGATCTATGGAGACTTTTTTTCATCCAGAGTGCTTCCGATGTCATGCTTGTGATTACCCAATCACGGAACTTGAG TTCTCTTTATCAGAGAAAAAGGCATACCATAAGTCCTGCTTTAAAGACTTGACTCATCCTAAATGTGAAGTCTGCTTTCAATAT ATTCCTGCAAATAGAGCTGGGTTGATTGAGTATCGATGTCATCCATTTTGGTCCCAAAAGTATTGTCCTGAACATGAGCATGATAATACAGCTCGCTGTTGTAGTTGTGAACGATTAGAG TCTGTGAATGCACGATACATCTCTTTGGGAGATGGACGCAGTTTATGCCTGGAATGCATGGAATCTGCAATAATGGATACAGGTGACTGCCAACCGCTTTACCATTCCATTAGAGACTACTACGAGGGAATGAACATGAGACTTGATCAACAAATTCCAATGCTTCTCGTTGAAAGACATGCCCTTAATGATGCTATCGTCGGGGAGAAAATT GGCTTCCATCATTTGCCCGAGACAAGGGGTTTATGCCTTTCTGAGGAACAGACTGTTACAAGC ATACAAAAAAGGCCGAAAATTGGTGGCCGTCGATTGGTAGGAATGAGAACTCAGCATCAGAAGCTAATTCGCAGATGTGAAGTTACTGCCATACTTGTTTTGTATGGTCTTCCAAG GTTACTCACTGGGGCTATTCTTGCTCACGAGTTGATGCATGGCTGGTTACGTCTTCATG GTTTCAGGAATTTGAACCCTGAGGTAGAAGAAGGTATTTGTCAAGTTCTTGCAAATATGTGGCTCGAAGCAGAAATCATGCCCGGATTAAAAAACATGCcatcaacatcttcatcaaTGACATCCTCATCAAAGAAAGGTGGAAAATCAAGAGTTGAAAACAGACTAGGTGAATTTTTCATACACCAGATAGACAATGATGCATCAGCAGCATATGGAGGAGGGTTTCGTGCTGCTAATAAAGCTGTCATTACATATGGTCTACGTAGAACACTAGAGCACATTCGCCTCACGGGAAGCATCCCTTTGTGA